The stretch of DNA GCACCTGTCTGTGGCGGTGCGCTATGACCGCGTGCCAATCCTCAGCATGATGGCGGAGGCTCTGAAGGCCTGCGACACGCAGAGCGAGTGGCAGGACTATCTGGACCGCTGCGGCGGCTGCTCGCACATGGCAGACTCAGGAAAGACGGCAGTGCAGCTGGCGGTGGAGCTGTCGCGGCCagactgtctgctgctgctgctggctggcGGTGCACAGCCTGATGGACTCGACGCTGCGCTGCAGCGGCTCATCTCCTCCGGCGCTGCTGAGCGACGCCACGCACAGCGCTGCCTCGACTTCTTGCTGCTGTTCCTACCAGGACCGCCTGTGCTGCGCCGCCTGCAGGATGAGCCACAGCGTTGGCAAAGCCTGCTGGGAAATGAAGTGTTCAGTTGGCTGTGCGGCCTGGCCCCGCCCCCCTTGCTGCTGCAGGCGCTCAGGTGTTTGGCACGGTCCGGCCCCGACCAGATCGCCACGCTGCCCGCCTTCCTCCTGCCGCATGGCTggctgtgacatcatctgtcaccatggtgacacaGACTGCTTCAATTGGATGCTGTATTGATGATGTAAATAACAGGACTGTTTTCATTGATCAGCATTTCATTGATAATTTCATTGATAAGTGAAGGAATaacatgagctgctgctgtaactgttTAACGTTGTTTTTTCGCtattttaattactttgtttgtttcaatgatgttttaaagttattttgaagttttaatgtttaatgtaaaagttgtaaattgatttaaatattATCTTAAAATTGTTGTAAAGTTGTTGTAAAGACAGTTTCCCTCCCCAATAATCTGCTGCCTCAGTGcttaaacatgtttattaagTTAATGAATGAATCACACAACAGGTGAGTTTACACTGAATTCTCATTGGTCAAAATATCCAGCCCATCAGCTTTTGGCAGGATGGCATCACAACAGAGTCACACCTGCAccagtttccatggcaacactgttggatacaaggaggagaaaagatgaCGAGTCACTGTTTAGTGTTTTTGGATATAAATCTACAGTCAACCATCAGGGTCCATCAGGGTCCATCAGGGTCCATCAGGGTCCAGGCTTTGTTTTAAatcttcatctttgttttttctgaacCAACACCAGCAAAcgtttttgacatgtttttcatgAATTAGTCACATTCGTGGGGGGTTTGtagctaaaaacagaaaaataattctAAGATTTCAGGACTCGTCCACAGATCAGAACCTGTCAGTTCACTACTGTGAGAAACATGTTCCTCTGCagtgaaatgtccctttaatgtccTCTAATGCAGTACAACAAGATTGAGCTGAAGTGGAATGTCAACAGGGAAATTTAGAACCACTCAGGCCCTGTCAGAACCGGTCAGAACCAGTTGGAACCAGCCTGAACTAAACCAAATGTGTAGATTTAGAACTGGTCACAACCGATCTGATGAGAACCAGTTAGAACCGGTTATAACCACTGTCGTCCACTGTCccttcagagattaaagtgcttcctattaaaacaaaaattaaacgCAGTCTCAGTTCACTTCATTTCCCAGAGGCCACCTGGGCTCCCTGCATGGCAGCCATGTTATTTCACAACCGCCCTCTAAACATTAATGTCACAAGAAGTGGTGGCACCTGCCTGTTCAGTGACATCACATaacccacttcctgtctgtacCTTGCCTCAGGAGGAAGCTtataaacaggaagtggggtCACTGTGACATCAGTTTCCCACCAGGTGAATCCAGACAGACCAACACCAAACAGTGGTGAcatcacagtgatgtcacaggtcaGATGAGCTCCCATTCGTCATCGACGTCCTCCCCACTGAGAGATGGGCCCGAGG from Pempheris klunzingeri isolate RE-2024b chromosome 13, fPemKlu1.hap1, whole genome shotgun sequence encodes:
- the ankrd9 gene encoding ankyrin repeat domain-containing protein 9 translates to MPWLLSSQVDSPSVCPSRHQCERTAFSFYCAVRDRLPVWLLEDMRHMEVFCWDGGHPRAFLPSEALLYALVHDHQDYARYLLGRYSVSALRAPPCNFCCRECVGAPHLSVAVRYDRVPILSMMAEALKACDTQSEWQDYLDRCGGCSHMADSGKTAVQLAVELSRPDCLLLLLAGGAQPDGLDAALQRLISSGAAERRHAQRCLDFLLLFLPGPPVLRRLQDEPQRWQSLLGNEVFSWLCGLAPPPLLLQALRCLARSGPDQIATLPAFLLPHGWL